A genomic region of Runella rosea contains the following coding sequences:
- a CDS encoding LemA family protein codes for MSKTTIIVVVVILLFGAYGCSTYNGLVGKDETVNSAWAKVQTQYQRRADLIPNLVNTVKGAADFEKSTLSAVMEARSKATSINLTADQLTPENIQKFQAAQDQLSGTLSRLLAVSENYPNLKANQNFLDLQAQLEGTENRISIARNDFNDVVKEYNQSVRTFPAALFAGMFGFQQKGYFEASQSSQTAPTVKF; via the coding sequence ATGTCAAAAACCACAATAATTGTCGTCGTTGTTATTCTTCTTTTTGGTGCCTACGGTTGTAGTACCTACAATGGCCTCGTGGGTAAAGATGAAACCGTCAACAGTGCCTGGGCTAAAGTTCAGACGCAATATCAACGTCGTGCTGATTTGATTCCTAACTTGGTCAATACCGTAAAAGGAGCCGCAGATTTTGAAAAAAGTACCCTTTCTGCCGTGATGGAAGCCCGCTCAAAGGCTACTTCCATCAACCTGACTGCTGATCAGCTTACTCCCGAAAATATTCAGAAATTTCAGGCTGCTCAAGACCAATTGAGTGGAACGCTGTCGCGCCTTTTGGCCGTTTCCGAAAATTATCCCAATCTGAAAGCAAATCAAAACTTTCTGGATTTGCAGGCGCAGTTGGAAGGTACAGAAAACCGCATCAGCATAGCCCGTAATGATTTCAATGATGTAGTGAAAGAATACAACCAATCGGTTCGTACTTTCCCCGCTGCGTTGTTTGCTGGTATGTTTGGATTCCAGCAAAAAGGCTATTTTGAGGCTTCACAATCCTCGCAAACAGCCCCAACGGTAAAATTCTAA